The following is a genomic window from Nymphaea colorata isolate Beijing-Zhang1983 chromosome 3, ASM883128v2, whole genome shotgun sequence.
ATGTGCTTGTTTGGATCCCTCTGCTTCTTCTGCGAACTGCTTCAGGTGGTAAGcaaaaaattacattataatATAATTTATTCTGGTCACAGTATTGGTCATTCATTTTTGTCTAATGTAACtgtttattaaaattttggacaGCCAATATTTCATGACGGTATGAAAGAATGGAGCTGTTGCAAGCAGAGAAGTCATGATTTCAGCATGTTTCTGCAGATTCCAGGGtacagtttctttctttctttctttttcaattgtGAATAAGCGATATTCATTGTTGTCAAGATGTTTCTTGCATGGTCAAACTCATCTTTTCAAATTGGGTAGTATGGATAGTCTATTGATAGGATTTGTAGAACTTTGGACTTCAACAGCAGAGAAAAGTATTGCAGAACTTCTTTCAAAATGGCTAAGGTCCGTGCAAATATGCAAAGAGACTCCCTCCACAGATAACTTCTTCTTGAATCCTGAAACTGTCAGAAAAGGGGCCGCCGCATAAACACCAGTTGGGGCAATGgtgttcctttttttattttattcatgttGGTCAAATATCTTTTCAATCTCATAAACAACAAGGTCAACCATTTACTGTATTGAATTGAATCCCATGTCTGATGTTTGCTGTGCAATGTGTTACCCATCCCTGATAACATTGTTTGTAATGATAGTTTTGTTTCCTATGGATATCTGCATCTTTTTATGGAGAATTTCTGTTTCATTTCCATAGGTGTAAAACTGGCAAGCATACTACTGAAAAACCAATAACAAAGGCTGCACCGAGCCCAAACAAGCCGATTCCTCAACCTTTAGCAGCCAAGGCTCCCACCGATGCGGAAAGAGCCAACTGTGCAAGATGTCGGCAGGGCTTCTTTTGTTCTGATCATGGTACTGGAAAATTCCCCCAAAAATTTCCAAATTGATGAATTAGAAATGGTGCATGAACAGTGTGAGTTATGATGTGGGTGGAATTCTggctttttcatctttttttgtgAAGCATTACTTTCAATGGATGGCAGAAGAATATATTTTGCAGACAAAGGGTGATTATGTATTCATGTAAATGATCCTTAGATACATTCACTAACTGTGCCACCTGGtattttgatgtcttatttgaTGATTCTAACCAGATAACGTTTTTTTCGATGTCTATATTAGATTTTTTGAGCCGAAAGCTAAAGCATCAAATTTGGTGCTCTTATTAAGATCTGTTTTACATATcaaaaaatcttttttgtttttttagatcCTACATTTTCTACATGTGAAGTATATTTATATGGTTGGTTTCTGAAAAACAGCAGATGGAGTGTTGGTAGGTTAGATAGTTGAGCCAGAGACCAAGATAAAATTGGATAGCAGCATATACAAGGATCGACAATGCCTTTTCTAAGTTTCCTGCAAAATTTAAGATGaacaaattttgttattttgttagATACAGGATGAGTGCAACTCAGACTCACTTCATTCAGGCCTAATGTTGGGTCATGTTAGTGTCAGTAATGTACCCCTGTATGGTTTTGATTTAAGTCGATACATTGCAAGTCTGACAATACTGATTGTGACATATTACAGATTGCTCTGGTGCGCATGCAAGTTTTAGTGGAATACTTTCTGAGATCCTTTGGTGCATTAAGTTGTGAACTAAGCACGTTCATGTAAATTTACATCAAAATGTTTTCTAACGTTCCCTGATTGGCTGTTCTGATTTCAGGTGCACAAGTTAGGCAAGTTCTTTCCAAGGACTCCACGAAGCCACTAGTGTCCCCAGCAAATAGTGTAGCCAATGCCACGGTACCTCCTCGTACAAAAGTAGTTGACATTAACGAGCCTCAGGTCTGCAAAAACAAAGGATGTGGCCAGACATTCATAGAGAAGGATAACCATGAAGCTGCCTGTTCATACCACCCTGGACCCGCAATTTTTCATGACAGGATAAAGGGGGTGAGTTTCTATTGCATCagtttcttctgttttttctttcgtGTGTTTCTGGTTAACTTGGTTACTGATGGATATGTTCATCGTCTTTGCTTGCAGTGGAAATGCTGCGATGTGCATGTAAAGGAGTTTGATGAGTTCATGGAGATACCTCCTTGTGCCAAGGGTTGGCATAATGCAAACCCTGCCTCGTAATCTTTTTAGTCTTGATGATTGATTTGTATCCTATGCACTTCAATTTGATATGCCAAGTGACTGTTAAGGCCAGCGAGTCCTCAAGCATATCGAACAGTAACTTGCCTGAAGATGTGTTTTTCATATCTCTTGTCGCTTCCATGGATGCAGGCACACGCACGCTCACACATGAGCACCTGCTTGTGTACCCCTGTATGGAAAGTCACATGCACTggtttttttcttgaagaatgCCTCCTGTTTCCTCGTTCTGGTCATTGGCTTGGTTGCAATGACATTGAAGCATTCAACCAGATGTAATGGATGCTCATGATTGTGGGTCTGGTTATCTTCTTCACTTGAATTGCTTAAATCATCTCAACTTTTCACTGTTTTGCGTATCCATTTT
Proteins encoded in this region:
- the LOC116250262 gene encoding cysteine and histidine-rich domain-containing protein RAR1 isoform X2, translating into MCLFGSLCFFCELLQVPIFHDGMKEWSCCKQRSHDFSMFLQIPGCKTGKHTTEKPITKAAPSPNKPIPQPLAAKAPTDAERANCARCRQGFFCSDHGAQVRQVLSKDSTKPLVSPANSVANATVPPRTKVVDINEPQVCKNKGCGQTFIEKDNHEAACSYHPGPAIFHDRIKGWKCCDVHVKEFDEFMEIPPCAKGWHNANPAS
- the LOC116250262 gene encoding cysteine and histidine-rich domain-containing protein RAR1 isoform X3, which gives rise to MCLFGSLCFFCELLQPIFHDGMKEWSCCKQRSHDFSMFLQIPGCKTGKHTTEKPITKAAPSPNKPIPQPLAAKAPTDAERANCARCRQGFFCSDHGAQVRQVLSKDSTKPLVSPANSVANATVPPRTKVVDINEPQVCKNKGCGQTFIEKDNHEAACSYHPGPAIFHDRIKGWKCCDVHVKEFDEFMEIPPCAKGWHNANPAS
- the LOC116250262 gene encoding cysteine and histidine-rich domain-containing protein RAR1 isoform X1, translating into MGERKVRCQRIACDAMFTEDDNPEGCCRYHEGPIFHDGMKEWSCCKQRSHDFSMFLQIPGCKTGKHTTEKPITKAAPSPNKPIPQPLAAKAPTDAERANCARCRQGFFCSDHGAQVRQVLSKDSTKPLVSPANSVANATVPPRTKVVDINEPQVCKNKGCGQTFIEKDNHEAACSYHPGPAIFHDRIKGWKCCDVHVKEFDEFMEIPPCAKGWHNANPAS